The Drosophila sulfurigaster albostrigata strain 15112-1811.04 chromosome 3, ASM2355843v2, whole genome shotgun sequence genomic sequence TGTGCAAATGCACCGAATCCTTTAGCCACTCCACGCTCAAAAAGGCCAACAGCAGGAGTGTGACAATAAATGCGGCCGACACAATAATATCCACCGAACGTTGTGGACCGCGTTTCTAGaaagtaacaaaaatactGGATTAACGATGGTTTAAGTTATGGATATAAGTTTATTTACCTTAAGATAAGAGCGCACACTCAGCCATGTCTTGATATTGCGCACTTTGTTGAGCCGAAAGTGTGGCAGATTCGATTTTCGAGCGCGACGCGATGAAGTCAAATGTGAAAAGAGTTTGGCATACAGAAAactaaaatgcaattgaaattaattacattacaaacaatattataaaagaTTGCAACAGTTACCGCTGCTTAAAGGTGCGCTCGGCCACCGCGAAGATGATGAATAGTATGAGGGTGAGGCACAATCGCTGTATAAAGCCCAAGGCCAACACGGTGCGTTCCCATTGCGCCTCACCAAAGGCAAAGCCCAAGAGTGTAAAGACCGAGGACGATGACTTCTCCCACAACAGCTGGGGCATATAAAAGTAACTAATCTCGCTGCCCTTATCCGCATCAACGATGATCTATAAGCAAGCAAAGCATTTAATCATTGTTTTATTACACTACTGCCACACTTTTTACCAATCGAAGCACGTACCTCGCACAGTCGACAAAAGGTGGGTATCAAAGTCAgcaagaaggagaagaagactCCAATGTAAATGTAATCGTTGGTCACGCCCAGCGAATCGACGCGTTCTATAATGCACGAAGCAATCTCCAGCACCGAGAGTTGTGCTTTCTTTGTGTCCCGCTGATCCCAAATGGTGCAACTAACTGTGGaaaatgattacaaattaataaagtagaataaatcgatgtaaatataaatgtaatgtTGGAAGGAAAGATCGCGAACatatatctaaaaaaaaaaactattttctaGTTTATCTAATCGGAATCCTATAACCGATTTggaatcaatttcaatattaattaatttcaatttcatcgAACAATGTGAcgatttaaaataattttcgatatacatatttctttcattaaatcaaatgattcattcaaaatcaaaaaacatcTATTGTACACAAGTTGGCAATAAACTTTTAAGTTTCAAATTACTTACTGCGATCTAAGCTACTGTGCGGATTAAGTATGGTTGTGGGTGTTATGTCCAACTCGGGCAGCTCTTCGTCGCTGCATGGCTGATGCTTGTATCCGCCATCCGACTGATCCAACTCCGAGGTGTAGCTGCAATCCTCGCTATTCGTGGTGACGCCCAGCCAATCGGTGGCCGAAGTGTTGCACTCTTGTGTGCCAGCTGAAGCTGGACTTGATATGATGTCTGCATCGTCGCATTCATCGGACTCTGCACAGCTGCTAGTTGATTCGTGTGCCAGTTTATCGTTTGGCTGgacattgttgctgttggtgttgcccGTTgagctgctggtgctgctcaCATTGAGACGCAAACGTAGCTGATTTGGCGGTGCGATAGCCGCAGTTGTTGCAGCATTCGAGTTGCCGCCAACATTGGGCGATTGATTGTTGTCTTCACCACTGGAACTTTTGCCATTGAGACTCTCGAAACCGTCATCTTCGCCAATGCTGCGGCGAGTGCGATAATTGGGCTCCAAACGAGCTCCACTTGGCGATGGCGTCGCATTGCTCAGCTCAATGCTGGACGATGGCAACTCATTCTGATCAAACGTGGCACAAATCTGTATGGGCGTATGCCAGTTGACATTGCGCTTCTTATGCGGACTGTCGGACGCAACACTTCCGACCTTTCGCAGATCAAAGAGCGGCTCTGGGAGTGTCGTgctgtcagcaacagcagcagcagcggcagacGCCGCAGTTGCAGCTTGATGGTGCACGGTTATGGCAGTTGTGGTGGCAAAGGATTCTTCACTACTGGGTTTAAgctcgg encodes the following:
- the LOC133843292 gene encoding protein phtf, which produces MKLDEIVAWYQKRIGTYDKQEWEKTVEQRILDGFNSVNLKNTKLKTELIDVDLVRGSTFPKAKPKQTLLTVIRLAILRYLLLPLYAQWWVKQTTPNAFGFILCLYITQLVNWAIYIMHSNRIAPLVYEQQVNATSTATLAADKQQSEENADLLSALLIPCALSLLISLIHSQIVATNTSSGGSTKSKLRRISMTNFSEKANVPREQQRMRRRKKYVRVRQPEAELSQPSSSNHSLSARRAKLATISVEPTTTTTTTELKPSSEESFATTTAITVHHQAATAASAAAAAVADSTTLPEPLFDLRKVGSVASDSPHKKRNVNWHTPIQICATFDQNELPSSSIELSNATPSPSGARLEPNYRTRRSIGEDDGFESLNGKSSSGEDNNQSPNVGGNSNAATTAAIAPPNQLRLRLNVSSTSSSTGNTNSNNVQPNDKLAHESTSSCAESDECDDADIISSPASAGTQECNTSATDWLGVTTNSEDCSYTSELDQSDGGYKHQPCSDEELPELDITPTTILNPHSSLDRISCTIWDQRDTKKAQLSVLEIASCIIERVDSLGVTNDYIYIGVFFSFLLTLIPTFCRLCEIIVDADKGSEISYFYMPQLLWEKSSSSVFTLLGFAFGEAQWERTVLALGFIQRLCLTLILFIIFAVAERTFKQRFLYAKLFSHLTSSRRARKSNLPHFRLNKVRNIKTWLSVRSYLKKRGPQRSVDIIVSAAFIVTLLLLAFLSVEWLKDSVHLHTHLTLEALIWSITIGIYLLRFMTLGQKIQHKYRSVSVLITEQINLYLQIEQKPKKKEELMVSNSVLKLAADLLKELETPFKISGLSANPYLFTTIKVVILSALSGVLSEVLGFKLKLHKIKIK